The following are from one region of the Nicotiana tabacum cultivar K326 chromosome 3, ASM71507v2, whole genome shotgun sequence genome:
- the LOC107806738 gene encoding COBRA-like protein 4 isoform X2, which translates to MNNFQMYRHIMTPGWTLGWTWAKKEVIWSMVGAQTTEQGDCSKFKGNIPHCCKKNPTVVDLLPGVPYNQQFTNCCKGGVLASWGQDPQSSVSAFQISVGQAGTSNKTVKLPKNFTLLGPGPGYTCGPAKIVPPTKFFTPDLRRKTQALMTWNVTCTYSQFLARKHPSCCVSLSSFYNETITSCPSCACGCENKHKCIKSDSKLLSVVGINTPRKDNAPLIQCTHHMCPVRVHWHVKLNYKDYWRVKLSVTNFNYRINYTQWTLVVQHPNLNNVTQVFSFDYKPLVPYQSINDTGMFYGMKFFNDLLMEAGPSGNVQSEVLLQKDKDTFTFKQGWAFPRKVYFNGDECMLPPPDSYPYLPSFAHHSSVAVSTLLISLLLLLIIFF; encoded by the exons ATGAACAATTTCCAAATGTATAGACATATCATGACCCCTGGTTGGACCTTAGGATGGACATGGGCTAAGAAAGAAGTGATTTGGTCTATGGTGGGTGCACAAACCACTGAACAAGGTGACTGCTCTAAATTCAAAGGCAATATCCCACATTGTTGCAAGAAAAATCCCACTGTTGTAGATTTGCTCCCTGGAGTTCCTTATAACCAGCAATTCACTAATTGCTGTAAAGGTGGAGTCTTGGCTTCTTGGGGCCAAGATCCTCAATCTTCTGTATCTGCATTTCAAATCAGCGTTGGCCAAGCCGGTACCTCGAACAAGACCGTTAAACTTCCTAAGAACTTCACTTTGCTTGGTCCTGGACCAGGTTACACTTGTGGCCCTGCAAAGATTGTTCCTCCTACCAAATTTTTCACACCTGATCTTCGTCGAAAAACTCAGGCCTTAA TGACGTGGAATGTAACATGCACATACTCCCAGTTTCTAGCCCGAAAACACCCGAGTTGCTGCGTCTCTCTGTCAAGTTTCTACAATGAAACCATCACTTCTTGTCCTTCTTGTGCTTGTGGTTGTGAGAACAAACACAAATGCATCAA GAGCGACTCCAAGCTACTGAGTGTAGTTGGAATAAACACTCCAAGAAAAGACAACGCACCATTAATACAGTGcacgcaccatatgtgcccagtTCGAGTGCATTGGCATGTGAAACTCAACTACAAGGACTATTGGCGAGTCAAGCTATCTGTAACCAACTTCAATTACAGGATCAATTACACACAATGGACTCTTGTTGTACAGCatccaaatcttaacaatgtAACACAAGTTTTTAGCTTTGATTACAAGCCTCTCGTTCCCTATCAATCCATCA ATGACACAGGAATGTTCTATGGCATGAAGTTCTTCAATGACCTACTGATGGAAGCAGGGCCATCTGGGAATGTTCAATCAGAAGTGCTTCTCCAAAAAGACAAGGACACCTTCACCTTCAAACAAGGATGGGCATTTCCACGGAAAGTTTACTTTAATGGTGACGAGTGCATGCTCCCACCACCAGATTCCTACCCATACTTGCCCAGTTTTGCCCATCATAGCTCTGTTGCTGTTTCGACATTGTTAATATCCCTGCTTTTGCTTTTGATTATATTCTTTTGA
- the LOC107806738 gene encoding COBRA-like protein 4 isoform X1, with the protein MRGLITVAGFFFIIALIPHAAAFDPLDPNGNITIKWDVMSWTPDGYVAVVTMNNFQMYRHIMTPGWTLGWTWAKKEVIWSMVGAQTTEQGDCSKFKGNIPHCCKKNPTVVDLLPGVPYNQQFTNCCKGGVLASWGQDPQSSVSAFQISVGQAGTSNKTVKLPKNFTLLGPGPGYTCGPAKIVPPTKFFTPDLRRKTQALMTWNVTCTYSQFLARKHPSCCVSLSSFYNETITSCPSCACGCENKHKCIKSDSKLLSVVGINTPRKDNAPLIQCTHHMCPVRVHWHVKLNYKDYWRVKLSVTNFNYRINYTQWTLVVQHPNLNNVTQVFSFDYKPLVPYQSINDTGMFYGMKFFNDLLMEAGPSGNVQSEVLLQKDKDTFTFKQGWAFPRKVYFNGDECMLPPPDSYPYLPSFAHHSSVAVSTLLISLLLLLIIFF; encoded by the exons ATGAGAGGTTTGATCACAGTAGCTGGCTTCTTCTTCATTATTGCTCTCATTCCTCATGCAG CTGCTTTTGATCCACTGGATCCCAATGGGAACATCACCATCAAATGGGACGTTATGTCTTGGACACCTGATGGCTATGTC GCAGTGGTAACAATGAACAATTTCCAAATGTATAGACATATCATGACCCCTGGTTGGACCTTAGGATGGACATGGGCTAAGAAAGAAGTGATTTGGTCTATGGTGGGTGCACAAACCACTGAACAAGGTGACTGCTCTAAATTCAAAGGCAATATCCCACATTGTTGCAAGAAAAATCCCACTGTTGTAGATTTGCTCCCTGGAGTTCCTTATAACCAGCAATTCACTAATTGCTGTAAAGGTGGAGTCTTGGCTTCTTGGGGCCAAGATCCTCAATCTTCTGTATCTGCATTTCAAATCAGCGTTGGCCAAGCCGGTACCTCGAACAAGACCGTTAAACTTCCTAAGAACTTCACTTTGCTTGGTCCTGGACCAGGTTACACTTGTGGCCCTGCAAAGATTGTTCCTCCTACCAAATTTTTCACACCTGATCTTCGTCGAAAAACTCAGGCCTTAA TGACGTGGAATGTAACATGCACATACTCCCAGTTTCTAGCCCGAAAACACCCGAGTTGCTGCGTCTCTCTGTCAAGTTTCTACAATGAAACCATCACTTCTTGTCCTTCTTGTGCTTGTGGTTGTGAGAACAAACACAAATGCATCAA GAGCGACTCCAAGCTACTGAGTGTAGTTGGAATAAACACTCCAAGAAAAGACAACGCACCATTAATACAGTGcacgcaccatatgtgcccagtTCGAGTGCATTGGCATGTGAAACTCAACTACAAGGACTATTGGCGAGTCAAGCTATCTGTAACCAACTTCAATTACAGGATCAATTACACACAATGGACTCTTGTTGTACAGCatccaaatcttaacaatgtAACACAAGTTTTTAGCTTTGATTACAAGCCTCTCGTTCCCTATCAATCCATCA ATGACACAGGAATGTTCTATGGCATGAAGTTCTTCAATGACCTACTGATGGAAGCAGGGCCATCTGGGAATGTTCAATCAGAAGTGCTTCTCCAAAAAGACAAGGACACCTTCACCTTCAAACAAGGATGGGCATTTCCACGGAAAGTTTACTTTAATGGTGACGAGTGCATGCTCCCACCACCAGATTCCTACCCATACTTGCCCAGTTTTGCCCATCATAGCTCTGTTGCTGTTTCGACATTGTTAATATCCCTGCTTTTGCTTTTGATTATATTCTTTTGA